From Anopheles darlingi chromosome 2, idAnoDarlMG_H_01, whole genome shotgun sequence, the proteins below share one genomic window:
- the LOC125952212 gene encoding uncharacterized protein LOC125952212, with amino-acid sequence MSSDAPPPRRRPTRVEKLQHKIWMLEELNKRQVEIIEELRSRPQIASDEAMEYKRQAEMYKKFYIKAVEEREEFREYLLEYFSPSSTSHAPDGEDDPPGDCTRDNSPPLLNDTAPDGDDDPAGDCTRDNSPPLLNDAAPETRENS; translated from the exons ATGAGTAGTGATGCGCCACCACCAAGGCGTCGCCCGACCAGA GTGGAAAAGCTACAACACAAAATATGGATGCTCGAAGAATTGAACAAACGCCAAGTAGAAATTATTGAAGAGCTACGAAGTCGGCCACAGATTGCCTCGGATGAGGCAATGGAGTATAAAAGACAAGcagaaatgtacaaaaaatTCTACATAAAAGCAGTGGAGGAAAGAGAGGAGTTCAGGGAATATCTTCTGGAGTACTTCTCCCCGTCGTCCACCTCGCATGCTCCTGATGGGGAAGATGATCCTCCAGGTGATTGCACCAGAGATAACTCCCCCCCGCTGCTCAATGATACTGCTcctgatggggatgatgatcctGCAGGTGATTGCACCAGAGATAACTCCCCCCCGCTGCTcaatgatgctgctcctgaaACTCGTGAAAACTCGTAG
- the LOC125952214 gene encoding uncharacterized protein LOC125952214, which yields CWLGFSLCVQVVPFVHQLFCKTMANGEWTREATERLIEQYRKQPVLYNMRHPRYYNKGSRNEAIHQLLEAVIDLRPETTPTDVLRKIQTIRTQFGQEISKTRRMSSQGKSYTPTAWWYKGLSFLQNHIKHRSASPVDSDSSWKQEADNSSFNVSIVRKATNEGGGEYDSLMDQEYEGEVHYEINAIEDVKDIKTLEVKPVAVNSTLHKHKRKTRSSATSSYSRYEDVGLQSDQATDQQGDNAENNSIGTIVSLPVVKNQPAQNEAGNRHFYSEVFVSNERYKATGNFIASQMACIRDDLVFYETQMELLNIAQKGVLRQLALDRANQATPASTAHDS from the exons tgctggcttggCTTTTCGCTTTGTGTACAAGTCGTGCCTTTCGTTCATCAACTTTTTTGCAA GACGATGGCCAACGGAGAATGGACGCGCGAGGCGACCGAACGGCTGATCGAGCAATACCGTAAACAACCCGTGCTGTACAACATGCGCCACCCGCGGTACTACAACAAGGGAAGTCGGAACGAGGCCATTCACCAGCTTTTGGAGGCGGTGATCGATCTGCGGCCGGAAACGACGCCGACGGATGTGCTCCGCAAGATTCAAACCATCCGAACCCAGTTTGGCCAGGAGATCTCGAAGACGCGCCGGATGTCGTCGCAGGGCAAATCCTACACACCGACGGCTTGGTGGTACAAAGGGTTGAGCTTCCTGCAGAACCACATCAAGCACCGGTCGGCCAGTCCGGTCGATTCGGATAGCTCTTGGAAACAGGAAGCTGACAACAGCTCGTTCAACGTTTCGATCGTCCGGAAGGCGACGAACGAAGGCGGCGGGGAGTATGATTCGTTGATGGATCAGGAATATGAGGGCGAGGTGCACTACGAGATAAATGCCATCGAAGACGTGAAGGATATCAAGACGCTCGAAGTGAAACCGGTCGCCGTGAACTCGACGCTGCACAAGCACAAAAGGAAAACGCGTAGCAGCGCTACATCGTCGTACAGTAGATACGAAGATGTAGGGTTACAATCTGACCAGGCGACAGACCAACAAGGAGACAATGCGGAAAACAACAGCATTGGCACTATCGTCTCTCTGCCTGTGGTGAAGAATCAACCGGCACAGAACGAAGCGGGTAACAGACACTTCTATTCCGAGGTTTTCGTGAGCAACGAGCGGTACAAGGCCACCGGGAATTTTATCGCCTCACAGATGGCCTGCATTAGGGACGATCTAGTTTTTTACGAGACGCAAATGGAGTTGCTGAATATCGCCCAAAAGGGCGTGCTACGGCAATTGGCCTTGGATAGGGCAAACCAAGCAACACCCGCCAGTACCGCACATGACTCCTAG